In Acidimicrobiales bacterium, one genomic interval encodes:
- a CDS encoding DEAD/DEAH box helicase, translating to MAEWFRTSFGAPTDAQAQGWPAIAAGDHTLILAPTGSGKTLAAFLWGIDRLMARPRPVDEKGKEVEATRIVYVSPLRALAVDVDKNLRSPLRGIRLAAERLGPEHAAVAAREPTVALRTGDTSQEERRALVRHPPDILITTPESLYLMLTSRARETLTGVEAVIIDEIHAVAATKRGSHLALTLERLEAVAERPPQRIGLSATQRPLDEIARFLGGFGDDGRPRPVAIVDAGTRKVLDIEVVVPVDDMADLGRPITPGAGAAGGPDGPPSGPASAGPARRSIWPAMHPQLLDLVRAHRSTLIFVNARRLAERLATRLNELAAEQDAAHSGGDAPGGRWLGAENMGQPPVPVGTVLADGVVGPGPDGAPSVPVPELVKAHHGSLAREQRLIIEDDLKAGRLKGLVATSSLELGIDMGAVDLVVQVESPGAVSRGLQRIGRAGHQVGEPSRGRIFPKHRADLLEAATVVPRMEAGLVEATRYPRNPVDVLAQQVVALCALDDWSVDDLAALVRRAAPFHDMSDTVLHEVLDLLAGRYPSEEFSELRPRIVWDRTGGVVRGRQGAQRLAVTSGGTIPDRGLYGVFLPDGSRVGELDEEMVYESRVGETFLLGASTWRIEDITPERVVVVPAPGLPGKMPFWHGDGPGRPLELGRAVGEVARTLRQLPAPEALARLRDVHRLDERAATNLLAYLDDQAAEGAVPDDRTIVVERFRDEIGDWRVCVLSPFGARVHAPWAMVLQARLTERWGSPVELMWSDDGIVLRLPEAYDELPLEELLVDPEDIDEILVTHLPSTALFASRFRECAARALLLPRRRPDRRTPLWQQRQRAADLLAVAARHPRFPILYETTREILTDVFDVPALRELLGDLRSRTVRVVPVDTPKASPFAQSLLFGWIAVYMYEGDAPLAERRAAALALDRDLLAELLGADELRDLLDAEVLEEVEASLQHLDGDLPARDPDELHDLVRTLGPLGRDELAARAATPEAVAGWVDRLVAERRAIPVTVAGDDRVAAAEDAARLRDALGVVVPPGLPSAFTDPVERPLHDLVARHARTHGPFLPREVAGRYGVDEARVIAALVDLSSEGRLVQGEFRPGGVEREWCDTEVLRRIRRRSLAALRREVEPVEADALARFLTAWQGVGLPRRGVDGLVEVLGVLQGAPVPASALESDVLPARLDPYRPADLDALAAAGEVVWVGAGGIGSGDGRVRLVFRDEVGLLVPEPDEADRPDGPVHDVLRSHLAAQGASFWPALQQAVADAELAWDDATLVAALWDLVWAGEVTNDTLAPLRAYVGARGARSGRGSSAAGRARAGRPRPGRLTRMGPPAAGGRWSLVAPLRAPEPSPSEAALARARQLLERYGVLTREAALGEGTQGGFAGVYPVLRAMEDKGTVRRGYFVSGLGAAQFALPGAVERLRSERSGPVARPPAVPPPDQDADPAAGGWGRSADAPGPADEVLWDGPPLDDEDDTPAAPLVLAATDPAQPYGAALPWPESPGRPARAAGAHVVLAEGRPLAYLERGGRSVSLFPDAAGDTRWIDALVGLVRGGHRRSVEITKVDGAPVREAPAAEQLRAAGFTDSYRGLALRGR from the coding sequence GTGGCCGAGTGGTTCCGCACCTCGTTCGGGGCCCCCACCGACGCCCAGGCCCAGGGGTGGCCGGCCATCGCCGCCGGCGACCACACCCTGATCCTGGCCCCCACCGGGTCGGGCAAGACCCTCGCTGCCTTCCTGTGGGGGATCGACCGGCTCATGGCCCGGCCCCGGCCGGTGGACGAGAAGGGCAAGGAGGTCGAGGCCACCCGCATCGTCTACGTGTCGCCCCTGCGGGCCCTGGCCGTCGACGTGGACAAGAACCTCCGCAGCCCGCTGCGGGGCATCCGCCTGGCCGCCGAGCGGCTCGGGCCCGAGCACGCCGCCGTCGCCGCCCGGGAGCCCACCGTGGCCCTGCGCACCGGCGACACCTCGCAGGAGGAGCGCCGGGCCCTGGTCCGCCACCCGCCCGACATCCTCATCACCACCCCCGAGTCGCTGTACCTCATGCTCACGTCCCGAGCCCGGGAGACCCTCACCGGGGTCGAGGCCGTGATCATCGACGAGATCCACGCCGTGGCCGCCACCAAGCGGGGCTCCCACCTGGCCCTCACCCTGGAGCGGCTGGAGGCGGTGGCCGAGCGCCCGCCCCAGCGCATCGGCCTGTCGGCCACCCAACGCCCCCTGGACGAGATCGCCCGCTTCCTCGGCGGCTTCGGCGACGACGGCCGGCCCCGGCCCGTGGCCATCGTCGACGCCGGGACCCGCAAGGTGCTCGACATCGAGGTCGTGGTCCCGGTGGACGACATGGCCGACCTGGGCCGACCGATCACGCCCGGCGCCGGCGCGGCCGGCGGGCCCGACGGCCCCCCCAGCGGCCCGGCCTCGGCGGGGCCGGCCCGGCGCAGCATCTGGCCGGCCATGCACCCCCAGCTATTGGACCTGGTGCGGGCCCACCGGTCCACGCTGATCTTCGTCAACGCCCGGCGCCTGGCCGAGCGGCTGGCCACCCGCCTCAACGAGCTGGCCGCCGAGCAGGACGCGGCCCACAGTGGGGGCGACGCTCCCGGCGGCCGGTGGCTGGGGGCGGAGAACATGGGCCAGCCCCCCGTGCCCGTCGGCACGGTGCTGGCCGACGGGGTGGTCGGGCCCGGACCCGACGGCGCCCCGTCGGTCCCGGTGCCCGAGCTGGTCAAGGCCCACCACGGCTCCCTGGCCCGGGAGCAGCGCCTCATCATCGAGGACGACCTGAAGGCCGGGCGGCTCAAGGGCCTGGTGGCCACCTCGTCGCTGGAGCTGGGCATCGACATGGGGGCGGTGGACCTGGTGGTGCAGGTCGAGTCGCCGGGCGCCGTCAGCCGCGGCCTCCAGCGCATCGGCCGGGCCGGGCACCAGGTGGGCGAGCCCAGCCGGGGCCGCATCTTCCCCAAGCACCGGGCCGACCTGCTGGAGGCGGCCACCGTGGTGCCCCGCATGGAGGCCGGCCTGGTCGAGGCCACCCGCTACCCCCGCAACCCGGTGGACGTGCTGGCCCAACAGGTGGTGGCCCTGTGCGCCCTCGACGACTGGTCGGTCGACGACCTGGCCGCGCTGGTGCGCCGGGCGGCGCCGTTCCACGACATGTCCGACACGGTGCTCCACGAGGTGCTCGACCTGCTGGCCGGCCGCTACCCCTCCGAGGAGTTCAGCGAGCTGCGGCCCCGCATCGTGTGGGACCGGACCGGCGGGGTGGTGCGGGGCCGGCAGGGGGCCCAGCGCCTGGCGGTGACCAGCGGCGGCACCATCCCCGACCGGGGCCTCTACGGCGTGTTCCTCCCCGACGGCAGCCGGGTGGGCGAGCTGGACGAGGAGATGGTCTACGAGAGCCGGGTGGGCGAGACCTTCCTCCTGGGCGCCTCGACCTGGCGCATCGAGGACATCACCCCCGAGCGGGTGGTGGTCGTGCCCGCTCCCGGGCTGCCGGGCAAGATGCCGTTCTGGCACGGCGACGGGCCGGGCCGGCCCCTGGAGCTGGGCCGGGCGGTGGGGGAGGTGGCCCGCACCCTGCGCCAGCTCCCCGCCCCCGAGGCCCTGGCCCGCCTGCGCGACGTCCACCGCCTGGACGAGCGGGCCGCCACCAACCTGCTGGCCTACCTGGACGACCAGGCCGCGGAGGGGGCGGTGCCGGATGACCGCACCATCGTGGTCGAGCGCTTCCGGGACGAGATCGGCGACTGGCGGGTGTGCGTGCTCTCCCCCTTCGGGGCCCGCGTCCACGCCCCGTGGGCCATGGTCCTCCAGGCCCGCCTGACCGAGCGGTGGGGCAGCCCGGTCGAGCTCATGTGGAGCGACGACGGCATCGTGCTGCGCCTGCCCGAGGCCTACGACGAGCTCCCCCTGGAGGAGCTGCTGGTCGATCCCGAGGACATCGACGAGATCCTGGTCACCCACCTCCCCTCCACCGCCCTGTTCGCGTCGCGGTTCCGGGAGTGCGCGGCCCGGGCCCTGCTCCTGCCCCGGCGCCGCCCCGACCGCCGCACCCCCCTGTGGCAGCAGCGCCAGCGGGCCGCCGACCTGCTGGCCGTGGCCGCCCGCCACCCCCGGTTCCCCATCCTCTACGAGACCACCCGGGAGATCCTGACCGACGTCTTCGACGTGCCCGCCCTGCGGGAGCTGCTGGGCGACCTGCGGTCCCGGACGGTGCGGGTCGTCCCCGTCGACACGCCCAAGGCATCCCCGTTCGCCCAGTCGCTGCTGTTCGGGTGGATCGCCGTCTACATGTACGAGGGCGACGCCCCCCTGGCCGAGCGGCGGGCCGCGGCCCTGGCCCTCGACCGCGACCTGCTGGCCGAGCTGCTGGGAGCCGACGAGCTGCGCGACCTGCTCGACGCCGAGGTCCTGGAGGAGGTGGAGGCCAGCCTCCAGCACCTCGACGGCGACCTGCCGGCCCGCGACCCCGACGAGCTCCACGACCTGGTCCGCACCCTCGGCCCCCTCGGTCGGGACGAGCTGGCGGCCCGGGCCGCCACGCCCGAGGCGGTGGCGGGGTGGGTCGACCGGCTGGTGGCCGAGCGGCGGGCCATCCCGGTGACGGTGGCCGGCGACGACCGGGTGGCGGCGGCCGAGGACGCCGCCCGCCTGCGCGACGCCCTGGGCGTGGTCGTCCCCCCCGGCCTGCCCTCGGCCTTCACCGACCCGGTGGAGCGCCCCCTCCACGACCTGGTGGCCCGGCACGCCCGCACCCACGGGCCCTTCCTGCCCCGGGAGGTGGCGGGCCGCTACGGCGTGGACGAGGCCCGGGTGATCGCCGCCCTGGTCGACCTGTCGTCCGAGGGGCGGCTGGTGCAGGGCGAGTTCCGGCCCGGCGGGGTGGAGCGGGAGTGGTGCGACACCGAGGTGCTGCGCCGCATCCGGCGCCGGTCGCTGGCTGCCCTGCGGCGCGAGGTCGAGCCGGTGGAGGCCGACGCCCTGGCCCGGTTCCTCACCGCCTGGCAGGGGGTGGGCCTGCCCCGTCGGGGCGTCGACGGCCTGGTCGAGGTCCTCGGGGTGCTCCAGGGCGCGCCCGTCCCGGCCTCGGCCCTGGAGTCCGACGTGCTGCCGGCCCGGCTCGACCCCTACCGGCCGGCCGACCTCGACGCCCTGGCCGCGGCGGGCGAGGTGGTGTGGGTGGGCGCCGGGGGCATCGGCTCGGGCGACGGCCGGGTGCGCCTGGTGTTCCGCGACGAGGTCGGCCTGCTGGTCCCCGAGCCCGACGAGGCCGACCGGCCCGACGGGCCCGTCCACGACGTGCTGCGGTCCCACCTGGCGGCCCAGGGGGCCTCGTTCTGGCCCGCCCTCCAGCAGGCGGTGGCCGACGCCGAGCTGGCCTGGGACGACGCCACCCTGGTGGCCGCGCTGTGGGACCTGGTCTGGGCGGGCGAGGTCACCAACGACACCCTGGCCCCCCTGCGGGCCTACGTCGGTGCCCGTGGCGCCCGGAGCGGGCGGGGGTCGTCGGCTGCCGGCCGGGCCCGGGCCGGGCGCCCCCGCCCGGGGCGGCTGACCCGCATGGGTCCCCCGGCGGCCGGGGGGCGCTGGTCGCTGGTGGCCCCCCTCCGGGCCCCCGAGCCGAGCCCGTCGGAGGCGGCCCTGGCCCGGGCCCGCCAGCTCCTGGAGCGCTACGGCGTCCTGACCCGGGAGGCGGCCCTGGGCGAGGGGACCCAGGGGGGCTTCGCCGGCGTCTACCCGGTGCTGCGGGCCATGGAGGACAAGGGCACGGTGCGGCGGGGCTACTTCGTGTCCGGGCTGGGGGCGGCGCAGTTCGCCCTGCCCGGCGCGGTGGAGCGCCTGCGCTCGGAGCGGTCCGGCCCCGTCGCCCGCCCGCCGGCGGTCCCGCCCCCCGACCAGGACGCCGACCCGGCGGCCGGCGGGTGGGGACGCTCGGCCGACGCCCCCGGCCCGGCCGACGAGGTGCTGTGGGACGGCCCGCCCCTCGACGACGAGGACGACACGCCGGCGGCGCCGCTGGTCCTGGCGGCCACGGACCCGGCCCAGCCCTACGGGGCGGCGCTGCCGTGGCCCGAGTCGCCGGGCCGGCCGGCGCGGGCCGCCGGGGCCCACGTGGTGCTGGCCGAGGGCCGGCCCCTGGCCTACCTGGAGCGGGGCGGGCGCAGCGTCAGCCTGTTCCCGGACGCCGCCGGCGACACCAGGTGGATCGACGCCCTGGTGGGCCTGGTGCGGGGCGGGCACCGCCGGTCGGTCGAGATCACCAAGGTCGACGGGGCCCCGGTGCGGGAGGCGCCGGCGGCCGAGCAGCTCCGGGCCGCCGGCTTCACCGACTCCTACCGGGGCCTGGCCCTCCGGGGCCGCTGA
- a CDS encoding amidase — protein MDDVHALDATAQAALVRAGEVSPIELVAAAVARAEASNGELNAIIHPRYEDAVADAAGALPDGPFRGVPFVLKDLDGHAAGLPLHMGTKVLRDHGYVPDVDDTLTERFRRAGLVVIGKTNTPELGLVPSTEPESYGPTRNPWDPTRTAGGSSGGSAAAVAAGIVPMGHAGDGGGSIRIPASACGLVGLKPSRGRVPVGPLVGEAWAGLVSRLAVTRSVRDTAALLDAVAGPSVGDPSWAPPPARPYAEEVGADPGSLRVGWIVDAPDGGASSSPEVAAVVERTASTLAELGHRVEAAAPAALGDPEIVAHFLTCFGVWTARELDRIGEMIGQPVTSDGVEPGTWAVAEMGRSVGGAQYLAGVEGMHRLARRVVAWWEEDGWDLLLTPTMPELPPTLGQFASTPEDPFAGVMRATPIVAFTAAFNITGQPAASLPVGESGGLPVGAQLVAAPGREDVLLRVAAQLEEALPWAGRRPRPGVDA, from the coding sequence ATGGACGACGTGCACGCCCTCGACGCCACCGCCCAAGCCGCCCTGGTCCGGGCGGGCGAGGTCAGCCCCATCGAGCTGGTGGCCGCGGCCGTGGCCCGGGCCGAGGCGTCGAACGGGGAGCTCAACGCCATCATCCACCCCCGCTACGAGGACGCCGTGGCCGACGCCGCCGGGGCCCTGCCCGACGGGCCGTTCCGCGGCGTGCCCTTCGTGCTCAAGGACCTCGACGGCCACGCCGCCGGCCTGCCCCTGCACATGGGGACCAAGGTGCTGCGCGACCACGGCTACGTGCCCGACGTGGACGACACCCTGACCGAGCGCTTCCGGCGGGCGGGGCTGGTGGTCATCGGCAAGACCAACACCCCGGAGCTGGGCCTGGTCCCCTCCACCGAGCCCGAGTCCTACGGCCCGACCCGCAACCCGTGGGACCCGACCCGCACCGCCGGGGGGTCGAGCGGGGGGTCGGCCGCCGCGGTGGCGGCCGGCATCGTGCCCATGGGCCACGCCGGCGACGGTGGCGGCTCGATCCGCATCCCGGCCTCGGCCTGCGGCCTGGTGGGCCTGAAGCCCAGCCGGGGCCGGGTCCCGGTCGGGCCACTGGTGGGCGAGGCGTGGGCCGGCCTGGTGTCCCGCCTGGCCGTGACCCGCTCGGTGCGCGACACCGCGGCGCTGCTCGACGCGGTGGCCGGGCCGTCGGTGGGCGACCCGTCGTGGGCGCCCCCGCCGGCCCGCCCCTACGCCGAGGAGGTGGGCGCCGATCCCGGGTCGCTCCGCGTCGGCTGGATCGTGGACGCCCCCGACGGCGGGGCCAGCTCGTCGCCCGAGGTGGCGGCGGTGGTGGAGCGGACGGCGTCCACCCTGGCCGAGCTGGGCCACCGGGTCGAGGCCGCGGCCCCGGCTGCCCTGGGCGACCCGGAGATCGTGGCCCACTTCCTCACCTGCTTCGGGGTGTGGACGGCCCGCGAGCTCGACCGCATCGGGGAGATGATCGGCCAGCCGGTCACCTCCGACGGCGTCGAGCCCGGCACGTGGGCCGTGGCCGAGATGGGGCGCTCGGTGGGCGGGGCCCAGTACCTGGCCGGCGTGGAGGGGATGCACCGCCTGGCTCGCCGGGTGGTGGCCTGGTGGGAGGAGGACGGCTGGGACCTGCTCCTCACCCCGACCATGCCCGAGCTCCCCCCCACCCTGGGGCAGTTCGCCTCGACGCCCGAGGACCCCTTCGCCGGCGTGATGCGGGCCACCCCGATCGTGGCCTTCACCGCCGCCTTCAACATCACCGGCCAGCCCGCGGCTTCGCTGCCGGTGGGCGAGAGCGGTGGCCTGCCGGTGGGCGCGCAGCTGGTGGCCGCGCCGGGCCGGGAGGACGTGCTGCTCCGGGTGGCGGCCCAGCTCGAGGAGGCCCTCCCGTGGGCCGGTCGCCGGCCCCGGCCGGGGGTCGACGCCTAG
- a CDS encoding TetR/AcrR family transcriptional regulator: protein MAAPSPRRAGEDHLRARPRQARSAARVEAILTAAEAVFEEVGYAKATTNLVASRAQVPIPTLYRWFPDKGAIALALCERYLDDLEALYAAVLDVDDDEPVDVLVRRVLAALAGFVAERRAFSAIAATASGPAAGDGAGQRLRSGLAGHVADLVELRVPDIGPAHRDEVTDAVVTVVNAFLIRAGDVAPDGQDRLFHQLADVVLAYVDAKFPPAGAPVWDDPHPTVAPILPGRVVGRPPEPG, encoded by the coding sequence GTGGCCGCACCGTCCCCCCGCCGCGCCGGCGAGGACCACCTCCGGGCCCGGCCCCGCCAGGCCCGCTCGGCGGCCCGGGTCGAGGCCATCCTCACCGCCGCCGAGGCCGTGTTCGAGGAGGTCGGCTACGCCAAGGCCACCACCAACCTGGTGGCCAGCCGAGCCCAGGTGCCCATCCCCACCCTGTACCGCTGGTTCCCCGACAAGGGCGCCATCGCCCTCGCCCTGTGCGAGCGCTACCTCGACGACCTGGAAGCCCTCTACGCCGCCGTCCTGGACGTGGACGACGACGAGCCGGTGGACGTGCTGGTGCGGCGGGTGCTGGCCGCCCTGGCCGGCTTCGTGGCCGAACGCCGGGCCTTCTCGGCCATCGCGGCCACGGCCAGCGGGCCGGCCGCCGGCGACGGGGCCGGCCAGCGCCTCCGCTCGGGCCTGGCCGGCCACGTGGCCGACCTGGTCGAGCTGCGGGTGCCCGACATCGGGCCCGCCCACCGCGACGAGGTCACCGACGCCGTCGTCACCGTGGTCAACGCGTTCCTCATCCGCGCCGGCGACGTCGCCCCCGACGGCCAGGACCGGCTCTTCCACCAGCTGGCCGACGTGGTGCTGGCCTACGTCGACGCCAAGTTCCCGCCCGCCGGCGCCCCGGTCTGGGACGACCCGCACCCCACCGTGGCCCCGATCCTGCCCGGCCGGGTGGTGGGCCGGCCCCCCGAGCCCGGCTAG
- a CDS encoding response regulator transcription factor, with product MPPSDPIRIAVIDDYDVIVEGTAALLRPYGHLVDVVSCTVDGGPGLPVEVALIDCFALPGEGSRVIRAVAAHPNVGKVVVYTWGNAPELITAALAFGADGFVSKGLSGRELAESLVAVARGEQVVRVGTAANAAAQADGRPAEVRRWPGHEVGLTERESEVLAHIAQGRRTAEIADSLYLSINSIKTHTRNLFRKIGVSTRTEAALWGIDHGFRPDRSTRDTWSSP from the coding sequence ATGCCCCCGAGCGATCCGATCCGCATCGCCGTCATCGACGACTACGACGTGATCGTGGAGGGGACCGCCGCCCTCCTCCGCCCCTACGGGCACCTGGTGGACGTCGTGTCCTGCACCGTGGACGGGGGCCCCGGCCTCCCGGTCGAGGTGGCCCTGATCGACTGCTTCGCCCTCCCGGGGGAGGGCTCCCGGGTCATCCGGGCCGTGGCCGCCCACCCCAACGTGGGCAAGGTCGTCGTCTACACCTGGGGCAACGCTCCCGAGCTCATCACCGCGGCCCTGGCCTTCGGCGCCGACGGGTTCGTCAGCAAGGGCCTGTCGGGCCGGGAGCTGGCCGAGTCGCTGGTGGCCGTGGCCCGGGGCGAGCAGGTGGTCAGGGTCGGCACCGCGGCCAACGCCGCGGCCCAGGCCGACGGTCGCCCGGCGGAGGTCCGGCGCTGGCCCGGCCACGAGGTGGGGCTGACCGAGCGGGAGAGCGAGGTGCTGGCCCACATCGCCCAGGGCCGGCGCACGGCCGAGATCGCCGACTCCCTCTACCTCAGCATCAACTCCATCAAGACCCACACCCGGAACCTGTTCCGCAAGATCGGGGTCTCGACCCGCACGGAGGCCGCGCTGTGGGGCATCGACCACGGCTTCCGTCCCGACCGCAGCACCCGCGACACGTGGTCCTCGCCGTGA
- a CDS encoding helix-turn-helix transcriptional regulator has product MSLNAIVGRNVRIARAERGMTQEDLAAAMGWTRDSVSATECGTNNLSLRAVDRLASCLDLSPAALFRDRRHVPHDPDRGGR; this is encoded by the coding sequence GTGTCGCTGAACGCGATCGTGGGTCGCAACGTGCGGATCGCCCGGGCCGAGCGCGGCATGACCCAGGAGGACCTGGCCGCGGCCATGGGCTGGACCCGCGACTCGGTGAGCGCCACCGAGTGCGGGACCAACAACCTGTCCCTGCGCGCCGTCGACCGGCTGGCCTCCTGCCTCGACCTGTCACCGGCCGCGCTGTTCCGCGACCGCCGCCACGTGCCCCACGACCCGGACCGGGGCGGCCGCTGA